From the genome of Methanothermobacter sp., one region includes:
- a CDS encoding thiamine pyrophosphate-binding protein, producing the protein MKCSDAIVKLLEDAGIKYVFGHPGEHILPLYDSIRTSSIEHVLLRHEQGAAHAADGYARASGEIGVCISTGGPGALNLVMGVATAYKDSIPLIVITGDIPRDQIGLNVFQEVELEKIFKPITRYTFKPADGEEAISMLKKALLYSSIEPMGPIHININKDIFQEEIREDVLLEEVEYSPTRNYTSMGEAISLLKSSKRPLIVAGAGVLWSRAEDDLRKLIEAHNIPVATTYPARGVIGEDHPLCLGMIGTRGTPTANYAGKSCDLIIALGCRISERTITGFGDSPIIHVNIDKKTFKGDINLQMDVKEFIKRIKSNVSSYNDWIRELEEYSIGNPPAYDDPPLLEDYPLKPSQVIPRIFDLAPDAIIVNDAGSHTTWVTLYRKVLESRSLIYSGAFGPMGYGLPASIGVGLARPGKKIILIAGDGGFQMTMQELGTIMERKLPIIICVLNNSSLGIVRQWQEMEYGESYQVHLENPDFVKLAKSYNIRSVRIEKPEELDDTFLGVLGMDEPVLVEIKVEEEDIPLPSDFIALKGKS; encoded by the coding sequence ATGAAATGTTCCGATGCTATTGTAAAATTATTAGAAGATGCTGGTATAAAATATGTTTTTGGTCATCCAGGTGAACATATATTACCCCTTTATGATTCCATAAGGACCTCGAGTATTGAACACGTACTTCTAAGGCATGAACAAGGGGCCGCACATGCAGCGGATGGGTATGCACGAGCATCCGGGGAAATAGGGGTTTGCATATCTACAGGTGGTCCTGGTGCCTTGAACCTTGTTATGGGTGTTGCAACAGCCTATAAGGATTCCATACCGCTAATCGTGATCACGGGGGATATTCCGAGGGATCAGATAGGTTTAAACGTATTCCAAGAAGTTGAATTGGAGAAAATATTCAAGCCAATTACGAGATACACTTTCAAACCAGCAGATGGTGAAGAAGCCATATCAATGTTGAAAAAGGCCCTACTATATTCTAGTATAGAACCTATGGGTCCCATCCACATTAATATAAATAAGGACATATTCCAAGAGGAGATAAGGGAGGATGTACTGTTAGAGGAGGTGGAATATTCTCCCACGAGAAATTATACTAGCATGGGAGAGGCTATCAGCTTATTAAAGTCGTCTAAAAGACCTCTCATAGTTGCAGGTGCTGGTGTGCTCTGGAGTCGGGCTGAAGATGATCTCAGAAAACTTATAGAAGCCCATAATATACCGGTTGCAACAACATATCCTGCGAGGGGTGTTATAGGTGAGGACCATCCACTATGTTTGGGGATGATAGGTACGAGGGGCACTCCCACAGCTAATTATGCCGGGAAAAGCTGTGACTTGATCATAGCATTAGGTTGCAGAATATCGGAAAGAACCATAACCGGCTTTGGAGATTCGCCAATAATACACGTGAATATTGACAAGAAAACATTCAAAGGCGATATTAATCTTCAAATGGATGTTAAAGAATTCATAAAAAGAATAAAGTCCAATGTAAGTTCATATAATGATTGGATCAGAGAATTGGAGGAGTATTCCATTGGGAATCCTCCAGCATATGATGATCCGCCACTTTTGGAAGATTATCCTCTTAAACCTAGTCAAGTTATACCTAGGATATTTGATCTGGCCCCTGATGCTATAATAGTGAATGATGCTGGAAGCCATACAACTTGGGTTACACTTTATAGGAAGGTCTTGGAAAGTCGTTCATTAATATATTCTGGGGCATTTGGGCCCATGGGCTATGGACTCCCGGCTTCGATTGGAGTGGGCTTGGCAAGACCTGGAAAGAAGATAATTTTGATAGCGGGTGATGGTGGTTTTCAGATGACCATGCAAGAGCTTGGGACAATAATGGAGAGGAAATTGCCTATTATAATATGTGTATTGAATAATTCGAGTTTGGGTATAGTAAGGCAATGGCAGGAGATGGAGTATGGTGAAAGCTACCAGGTCCACCTTGAAAATCCAGACTTTGTTAAATTAGCAAAATCATATAATATAAGATCTGTTAGGATAGAAAAGCCGGAAGAGTTAGATGATACATTTTTGGGTGTTCTTGGGATGGATGAGCCAGTTTTGGTTGAAATAAAAGTTGAAGAAGAGGATATCCCATTGCCATCAGATTTTATTGCTTTAAAGGGAAAGTCTTGA
- the acs gene encoding acetate--CoA ligase, which translates to MSDHLDALLHEKRIFYPPEELVKESNIKKWMDERNIKSYSELIKKCEEDPEWFWDELAQELDWFEPYTKVLEWNPPYAKWFADGKFNIVHNALDRHVKGWRKNKIAYIWEGEDGRQRKLTYFDLYKEVNRLANALKELGVKKGDRVSIYLPMIPELPIAMLACAKIGAIHSVVFSGFWAKAFKERAIDAGSKIVITADAFHRRGKIIKLKDTLDTVIDDIPTIEKVIVVEHLKTEVDMKEGRDIFWNDLLKGQDKECETEILGAEDTLFILYTSGTTGKPKGVVHTHGGYAVGTYTTMKFVFDIRDDDIYWCTADIGWITGHSYIVYGPLIAGATSILYDGAPDYPDPGRLWKMIEDYGVTIFYTAPTLVRMFMKYGEKWPQDHDLSSLRLLGSVGEPINPEAWIWYYENIGGRRCPIMDTWWQTETGMHLITPLPINPLKPGSAYKPFPTIKADVLDDDGNSLRGEGGHLVIKTPWPAMFRTLYKDEKRYIESYWSKFPNIYLTGDVGRIDEDGYFWIQGREDDILNVAGHRISTAEVESALVSHPLVVEAAVVGKPDILKGEEIAAFVILKEDVEPTQRLKGVLREHVRKEIGPIATPSYIGFVDDLPKTRSGKIMRRIIKAKLIGEDVGDTSTLANPEAVDELEKAL; encoded by the coding sequence ATGAGCGACCACCTAGATGCATTACTCCATGAGAAGAGAATATTCTATCCACCAGAAGAACTTGTCAAAGAAAGCAATATTAAGAAATGGATGGACGAAAGGAATATAAAAAGTTACTCTGAACTCATTAAAAAATGTGAAGAAGACCCAGAATGGTTCTGGGACGAGTTGGCACAAGAATTGGACTGGTTCGAACCTTACACTAAAGTATTAGAATGGAACCCTCCATATGCCAAATGGTTTGCAGATGGTAAATTTAACATAGTCCACAATGCACTTGATAGACATGTTAAAGGATGGAGAAAAAACAAAATAGCCTACATATGGGAAGGAGAAGATGGTAGACAAAGAAAATTAACATACTTCGACCTCTACAAGGAAGTGAACAGACTAGCAAATGCTCTGAAAGAATTAGGAGTCAAGAAAGGTGATAGAGTCAGCATCTATCTTCCGATGATACCAGAACTGCCCATTGCAATGCTAGCATGTGCTAAAATCGGTGCAATACACAGCGTAGTCTTCTCAGGATTCTGGGCCAAAGCATTCAAAGAAAGGGCAATAGACGCGGGATCGAAAATAGTGATAACAGCTGACGCATTCCACCGACGAGGAAAAATCATAAAACTCAAAGACACACTAGACACGGTCATAGATGATATACCAACCATAGAAAAGGTCATAGTCGTAGAACATCTAAAAACAGAAGTAGATATGAAAGAGGGAAGAGACATTTTCTGGAACGACCTCCTAAAAGGACAGGATAAAGAATGCGAAACCGAAATATTAGGAGCCGAGGACACATTATTCATACTCTACACTTCAGGTACAACAGGCAAACCCAAGGGCGTGGTACATACACATGGAGGATACGCTGTGGGAACCTACACAACAATGAAATTCGTCTTCGACATCCGAGACGATGACATCTACTGGTGCACAGCAGACATAGGATGGATAACAGGCCACAGTTACATAGTTTATGGGCCTCTGATAGCAGGGGCTACATCAATATTATACGATGGTGCCCCAGATTATCCAGATCCTGGAAGACTCTGGAAGATGATAGAAGACTACGGGGTTACAATATTCTACACAGCACCTACCCTAGTGAGGATGTTCATGAAATACGGTGAAAAATGGCCGCAAGATCATGATCTAAGCAGTTTGAGGTTGCTGGGATCTGTGGGGGAGCCCATAAACCCAGAGGCTTGGATATGGTATTATGAAAATATTGGTGGAAGAAGATGTCCCATAATGGATACATGGTGGCAGACCGAAACAGGAATGCACCTTATAACACCTCTACCTATAAACCCATTGAAACCAGGCTCAGCATATAAACCCTTCCCAACGATAAAAGCTGATGTACTAGATGATGATGGTAACAGTCTAAGGGGTGAAGGAGGACACCTTGTAATTAAGACCCCATGGCCTGCAATGTTCAGAACACTCTACAAGGATGAGAAACGTTACATTGAATCCTATTGGAGTAAATTCCCCAACATTTACCTTACGGGGGATGTTGGGAGGATAGATGAAGATGGTTACTTCTGGATACAGGGTAGGGAAGATGATATCCTAAATGTGGCAGGTCACAGGATAAGTACTGCTGAGGTTGAATCTGCGCTTGTAAGCCATCCTCTTGTGGTGGAAGCTGCGGTTGTCGGGAAACCTGATATTCTAAAAGGGGAAGAAATAGCGGCCTTTGTAATATTAAAAGAGGATGTTGAACCAACCCAGCGCCTTAAAGGGGTGCTCAGGGAGCATGTGCGGAAGGAGATAGGTCCTATAGCAACTCCAAGTTATATAGGGTTCGTGGATGATCTTCCCAAGACTAGATCAGGTAAGATAATGAGGCGGATAATAAAAGCGAAACTTATAGGGGAAGATGTGGGTGATACGAGCACCCTTGCGAATCCTGAGGCCGTTGATGAATTGGAGAAGGCATTATAG